TAATCTCAAAACACCCCGTTTAGGACATTTGAATTTTGGTCATTAGATATTGTTCAGGATTTAGGATTTCGGATTTAGAATTTGGTTTTAAGTGGTGCCGAGGCGCAGAATCGAACTGCGGACACCGGGATTTTCAGTCCCGTGCTCTACCGACTGAGCTACCTCGGCAACTTTTTTGTTTTCAAGGACTTCCACGAGTCCCAATGCCTCTGATTTTCCGCCCTGTGCCAAATTTGTGCCAAATCGTAGTCAGAGAATCAACAGCATTCTGTAGATGAGCTTTTGACAGATGTGAGTATTTCATGGTCATTCTCATCGTCTTGTGACCCAGGAGCTCCTGAACTGTCCTCAAATCGACCCCGCTCATCACAAGATAAGAAGCAAACGTGTGGCGAAGGTCATGGAACCTGAAGTCCTCAATTTCTGCCCTGCGTAAGGCTGCCTTGAATCCTTTCTGAACCTTTGCGAAGGGCCTTCCATCCCTGTTGCAGAAGACGAAATCACTCATGATGTGTCGCGGCGAGATGTTGAGCGCATAATGAAGGACATCATTTATCGGGATTACTCTGCGTTCGTTGTTCTTCGTGTTTTCAACTGT
The sequence above is drawn from the candidate division TA06 bacterium genome and encodes:
- a CDS encoding site-specific integrase; this encodes MFNKAIEWGYVATNPMKGVRLLKEPPGRVRFLQPEEVQRLLQNCALHVRSIVITALHTGMRRSEILNLRWKDIDFPTKTITVENTKNNERRVIPINDVLHYALNISPRHIMSDFVFCNRDGRPFAKVQKGFKAALRRAEIEDFRFHDLRHTFASYLVMSGVDLRTVQELLGHKTMRMTMKYSHLSKAHLQNAVDSLTTIWHKFGTGRKIRGIGTRGSP